In the Daphnia pulicaria isolate SC F1-1A chromosome 2, SC_F0-13Bv2, whole genome shotgun sequence genome, one interval contains:
- the LOC124325983 gene encoding exportin-1-like, protein MATLAEQASKLLDFDQKLDITLLDSIVGCMYSGAGEQQRLARDVLTTLKEHPQAWTRVDTILEFSSNQETKYYALQILEAVIKTRWKTLPREQCEGIKKYIVGLIIKTSSENETAEREKVYLSKLNMVLVLILEREWPKHWPSFIPDIVGASKTNESLCQNNMAILKLLSEEVFDFSSGNMTQIKAKHLKDSMCSEFSQIFQLCQFVMDNSANAALVGSTLETLLRFLSWVPLGYIFETKLIATLIFKFLNVPLFRNVTLKCLTEIAGLATGPQYDDAFAALFSQTMAQLELMLPLDINIKEAFAKGHDAEQNFIQNLAMFLCTMLRQHGPLMERRDKGNVLKALQYLLLISEVEETEIFKICLEYWNALAADLYRETPFTIPTVPMFMTKTSNTASSVRRVFYQAVLSRLRYIIISRMAKPEEVLVVENENGEVVREFMKDTDSINLYKNMRETLVYLTHLDYVDAERIMTDKLQNQVNGTEWSWKNLNTLCWAIGSISGAMHEEDEKRFLVTVIKELLGLCEQKKGKDNKAIIASNIMYVVGQYPRFLRAHWRFLKTVVNKLFEFMHETHDGVQDMACDTFIKIAQKCRRHFVQVQAGEVTPFIEEILSTISTIICDLQPQQVHTFYEAVGYMISAQTEKFVQEPLIERYMLLPNQVWDDIINQATRNVDVLKDPDAVKQLANILKTNVRACKALGHPYVSQLGRIYLDMLNVYKVMSENISGAIALSGENVTKQPLIKSMRLVKKETLKLISDWVSRSNDPELVLDNFIPPLLNAVLYDYQRCAVPSAREPEVLSTMATIVNKLEGHTTSNVPKIFDSVFQCTLDMINKNFEEFPEHRTNFYLLLQSVNNHCFPAFLSLPPAQFKLVLDSIIWAFKHTMRNVADTGLDILYQLLQNVSQHEQAAQSFYQTYYIEILQHVFSVVTDTSHTAALTMHATILAYMFTIVEMGKVAVSLNPSGAVIAPESLAAANVIFVQNFVAEVLHNAFPHLTQLQIKVTVEGLFNLDQDITGFREHLRDFLVQIKEFTGDDDSDLYLEEREGELRRAQDEKRKVQMSVPGILNPHEIAEEMQD, encoded by the exons ATGGCAACTCTAGCAGAGCAAGCGTCAAAGCTGCTGGACTTTGATCAGAAGTTGGACATAACATTACTTGATAGCATAGTTGGGTGTATGTACTCTGGAGCTGGCGAACAA caACGACTAGCACGTGACGTCTTGACGACACTGAAGGAGCACCCTCAGGCTTGGACAAGAGTAGACACAATCCTAGAGTTTTCGAGCAATCAAGAAACAAAGTATTATGCCCTGCAAATTCTAGAAGCCGTCATAAAAACTAGATGGAAAACCTTGCCTCGAGAGCAATGCGAAGGAATAAAGAAATACATCGTCGGTTTGATCATCAAAACGTCTTCAGAAAACGAAACTGCTGAACGTGAAAAAGTGTACCTTAGTAAACTCAACATGGTACTGGTTCTGATACTGGAACGTGAGTGGCCCAAACATTGGCCCTCGTTCATCCCAGATATTGTCGGTGCCAGCAAAACCAACGAGAGTTTGTGCCAAAATAACATGGCCATCCTTAAGCTTCTTTCGGAAGAAGTATTTGACTTTTCATCTGGTAACATGACGCAGATTAAAGCTAAGCATCTGAAGGATTCCATGTGCTctgaattttcccagattttcCAGCTCTGCCAGTTTGTTATG gACAATTCGGCCAACGCTGCCCTTGTGGGTTCTACCCTAGAAACACTTTTACGATTTCTCAGCTGGGTACCTCTGGGCTACATCTTTGAAACCAAGCTGATTGCAACTCTCATCTTTAAATTTCTGAACGTGCCACTCTTTCGCAACGTTACTTTGAAGTGTCTCACAGAAATTGCCGGCCTAGCCACTGGTCCCCAATACGACGATGCATTCGCCGCTCTTTTCTCCCAGACGATGGCTCAACTGGAGTTGATGCTCCCTCTCGACATCAATATCAAAGAAGCTTTCGCCAAAGGCCATGACGCAGAACAGAATTTTATCCAGAACTTGGCCATGTTCCTCTGCACCATGCTACGTCAGCATGGTCCATTGATGGAGCGTCGTGACAAGGGCAACGTTCTCAAAGCCCTTCAGTATCTACTACTCATCTCCGAGGTGGAAGAGACTGAAATCTTCAAAATTTGCCTCGAGTACTGGAACGCCTTGGCCGCCGACTTGTATCGCGAGACTCCCTTTACTATCCCAACGGTTCCAATGTTTATGACCAAAACGAGCAACACAGCATCATCTGTACGGCGCGTCTTCTATCAGGCAGTTCTCAGTCGGTTGCGttacatcatcatcagccGAATGGCGAAACCTGAGGAGGTGTTGGTGGTTGAGAACGAAAATGGCGAGGTGGTTCGAGAGTTTATGAAGGATACCGACTCCATTAACCTCTACAAGAATATGCGAGAGACTCTCGTCTACCTGACCCATTTGGATTACGTCGATGCCGAGAGGATCATGACGGATAAACTGCAAAACCAAGTAAATGGAACGGAGTGGTCGTGGAAAAACCTCAACACTCTATGCTGGGCGATTGGCAGCATATCCGGAGCCATGCACGAAGAAGACGAGAAGCGATTCTTGGTCACAGTCATCAAGGAACTCCTGGGTCTATGCGAGCAGAAAAAGGGCAAGGACAACAAAGCCATTATTGCCTCCAATATCATGTACGTTGTAGGTCAGTATCCTCGTTTCCTTCGAGCCCACTGGAGGTTTCTCAAAACTGTCGTCAACAAACTCTTTGAGTTTATGCACGAAACACACGATGGTGTCCAG GACATGGCTTGCGATACTTTCATCAAGATTGCCCAAAAGTGTCGTCGACACTTTGTGCAGGTACAGGCCGGTGAAGTGACACCTTTCATTGAAGAGATTCTATCGACCATCAGCACCATCATTTGCGATCTCCAACCTCAACAAGTTCACACGTTTTACGAAGCTGTCGGCTACATGATAAGTGCTCAAACTGAGAAATTTGTTCAAGAACCTTTAATCGAGCGCTACATGCTCCTACCCAACCAAGTGTGGGATGACATCATCAATCAGGCCACGCGCAACGTCGACGTTCTTAAAGATCCCGACGCAGTCAAGCAGTTGGCTAACATTTTGAAG ACAAACGTCCGGGCTTGCAAAGCGCTGGGCCATCCTTACGTCTCCCAGCTCGGCAGGATCTATTTAGATATGCTTAATGTGTACAAGGTGATGTCAGAAAACATTAGCGGTGCGATCGCCCTCAGTGGAGAAAACGTTACTAAGCAGCCCTTGATCAAGAGCATGCGGCTCGTCAAGAAGGAGACCCTCAAACTCATTTCCGACTGGGTCTCGCGTTCCAACGATCCCGAACTCGTGCTCGACAACTTCATCCCACCACTGTTGAATGCAGTTCTCTACGACTACCAACGGTGCGCAGTTCCTTCGGCCCGCGAACCCGAGGTTCTCAGCACGATGGCCACCATCGTCAACAAACTGGAGGGCCACACCACCTCCAATGTGCCGAAAATCTTCGACTCGGTATTCCAATGCACCTTGGACATGATCAAcaagaactttgaagaattTCCCGAGCATCGTACCAACTTCTACCTTCTGCTCCAGTCCGTCAACAACCATTGTTTCCCCGCCTTCCTCAGTCTGCCTCCGGCCCAGTTTAAGCTAGTGCTCGACTCGATCATCTGGGCGTTTAAGCACACGATGCGTAACGTTGCCGACACGGGTCTCGACATTCTCTACCAGCTCCTGCAGAATGTCAGCCAACACGAACAGGCGGCGCAGAGCTTTTATCAGACTTACTACATCGAGATTCTGCAACACGTTTTCTCTGTAGTGACCGACACATCACACACGGCGGCTCTCACCATGCACGCCACCATCCTGGCTTACATGTTCACAATTGTCGAAATGGGAAAG GTGGCGGTGTCATTAAACCCGTCTGGCGCCGTGATTGCCCCAGAGAGTCTGGCGGCTGCCAATGTCATCTTCGTCCAGAATTTCGTAGCGGAGGTGCTGCACAATGCCTTTCCTCACTTGACACAGCTCCAGATTAAGGTGACTGTCGAAGGACTCTTCAACCTTGATCAAGATATCACTGGATTCCGGGAACATCTCCGAGATTTCCTCGTTCAGATCAAA GAATTCACTGGTGATGACGACAGCGACCTGTAtttggaagagagagagggtgaACTGCGGCGTGCCCAGGACGAGAAACGCAAAGTCCAAATGTCGGTGCCGGGCATCTTGAACCCGCACGAAATCGCCGAAGAAATGCAAGATTAG